The Calditerrivibrio sp. DNA window TTTAAAAATGGTAGCAAATGTTGCCATTACAGATTCTCCGGTGCTTATAACTGGAGAAAGTGGTACTGGTAAGGAACTAATAGCAAATCTTATTCAATCCAATAGCAATAGATCTAAAAAGCCTTATGTGGTTTTAAACTGTGCAGCGATACCTTTTGAGTTGCTTGAGAGTGAGCTTTTTGGCTATGAAAAAGGTGCTTTTAGTGGTGCTTTTAAGTCAAAACCTGGTAAATTTGAATTGGCTGATGGGGGTACCATCTTTTTAGATGAAATAGGAGAACTACCTTTTAAATTGCAATCAAAACTTTTGAGATTTATTCAGAATGGAGTAGTGGAAAAGTTGGGGGCAACAAGTTTTAAAAAAGTAGATGTAAGGATTATTGCAGCTACAAACAGGGATTTGAAACAACTTGTGGATGAAGGTAAGTTTAGATTAGATCTTTTTTATAGGCTAAATGTCTTTAATATACATATACCCCCTTTAAGGGAACGAAAAGAGGATATCAGCTTGCTGACCTATTTTTATGTTAAGCGATATGCAAGGGAGCTATCTAAGGATATTAGATGTATTGCTAATGATGTTTTGAAAGCTTTTGAGGAGTATAGATGGCCCGGTAATGTGAGGGAATTGCAGAATGTTATAAGAAAAGCTGTTGTCCTATCTAAAAACCACTGCATAACAGAAGCTGATTTATATTTCTTAAAGGATATTTCAAAGGTAGAGGAATATTCCTCTGAGGAGCTTGTAAAATGGATCTTTAATCAATTTCCTCAAAATACCTTATCTGCATTCACGGAATACATAGAGAAATTACTCATAGAAGAGGGGTTAAAGATACATAAAGGGAATAGGACAAAAGTTGCAGAACATTTAGGTATATCCAGAGTAACTCTTAATGATAAGATAAACAGATATAAAATAGGCTAAATTGCAATTAAAAAAGCCCTCTTTTCGAGGGCAAAATTGAAAGGAGGTTTATTACTTTGGATATGTATTATTAAAATAGTATATCATATTTGTCAAGTATTAAATTTGTAAATTTTGTTAAAGTTGTAAAGGGATTGTAATGCTCACATCTGGTTTTACTAAATCAAGATGGAGCTCATAATTGTTCACTTGAGTATAAAAACATTGCAACATAAGCCTGATATTTTCAGCTTTACCATAAAGTTTATCACCAACTATCGGAAAACCTAAATATGAAGTGGCTGCTCTAATTTGGTGGCGATGGGCATAATTGATCTCCACTTCTATTAAAGTATAGTTTTTTATATGATCCACTGGTTTGATGATCAATACATTGTCCCCTTTTTCGTCTAAAATAGAAACTTTTCTCTTTTTCGAGGCATCAATCTTTTTGTCAAAAATTATTTCATTGTTTAGATACCCGTTTACCCATGCTCTGTATCTTTTAAACGTCTGTTCTATTCTTATTTTTTTATTAACGGCAGCTAAGATTCCATCGGTTTCGTAATCCAATCTACTGATAAGTTTGTAATCATAAGACTCATAAACAACGATATCTGATATACAGAGATCATCTTCTGGGGTATGTCTTTCTGTATGCATAAAAGGTGGTTTATAAAGGAAGAGGATTTCTGGGGACCTATAGAGGATATAATCCATTGGATTGTAATGATATGTTTTATTTTCTAAGATTATTTTAAAGTCCTGATGTTCTTCTACTGGTATATCCCTTGAGATCTTTATTGCTCCTGAATAGACCAAGCCTTTCCTAATATATTTTTTGGAAAGTCTCTTTGATATATTGTATTTTTTGGATAAAAAGTCAGAGAGTCTCAATGTTTGAAAACTGTTGTGCCAATGATAGATATGTTTCTGTTGGGGTTTTTTTGTGGATGAAGTTATCAGGTATATTGATATTCTTTGATTGTATCAGAACATGAAAATTCGTTCCAAAGCCACCTTCAGGAATAATCAGTGATTTTATGGAAACCCTTTCGAGATCTGTTTGTGCTTTTGAGATAAACTCAAGAATACCAGCTTGGACAAGGTATAGCGATTGGGGAAGAAGGTTTACAAAGGTAAGGCCAGAATCTTGTCCATACTTAGTTAGAGCAGAAAAGTCTACAAAGGCTGTTATATCCTGCTCGCCTATGCGATCAAAGAAGTCGTTATTTTGTGTATGCTTGAAATAACAGGTAACCGTACCATCCATTCTAAATGGAGCATAGAGTTTATCAGAAGTCCATCCATAGTCTATTGTGATGATAAAACCTTTTTTTAGTTTGCTCGCTAAGGAGCTAATCCATTCTGTTGATTGTAGGTTGATATCTGCTATCTGCTTATCTATTAATTTTATATTTAGCTTTTTCATATATTCATCAAGTTTTGGTGTAGAAAAAGTATCTGGGTAGAATTGAAATCTATCACCGTCGAAGATTACAAAGATCTCTTTTGTTTGGTCATTTATCCTAATGATTCTGTGAACCGGGAAGGCGTCTACGAGCTCATTGGAGAAAAAAATACCGTTAAAATTATTGAAATTGTCAAAAGTTTCCCAAGAAACTTTGTTTATATGTTTTTGTAATGTTTGTTTTTGAGTTGAAATCAAGTAGTCACTTTTTTCAATTATTGTGTACTTTATTTCTCTGTAAAAAGTTGGGTTTATTTCTTGGTAATAGTTTAGAATATCGTTTGCAAGCATTCCTGATCCAGCGCCCATTTCGCATATATGGCAAGAGAGGTTAAACTGCTCTATCATGTTGCAAAAGCTCTTAGCTAAACAGAAGCCAAATTTTTCTGATGCGTTCACTGACGTATAGAAACTACCTGTAACCCCAAAAGGGTTTTCTTTTTGATAGTAACCGAGTTTAGGATAATAAAGGGCATAATCCATAAATTCGGCAAAGGTTATTTTACCGGATTGTTGTATTCTTTCTATAATAATATTTTTTAGTTGATCACTCATTGTTATTTAACGTTAAAATAAACTGTTATTTCAGCGGTGTCAACATCTTTATAGGGTACCGACTCGAATCTTAAGCCACTTACAAATTTTACTGCAAGCTTTTCTATCTCTGGATTACTCCTCGTTAGCAGTATAATGGAATAGGGGATACCTTTTGCATCTATGCTGAACCTTAACCTTATTTTTGTGTTGGACTCTAAGGAGAATGTGGGTTTTTCTGGTATATGTATAATTTTTCTTTCTGATTTGTAATTACTCGTAATTTCAAAAAAGTCGCTTTTACCAGTGGTTACAATCTGTTTTTCACCAGTTCCTTCAGATTTTAGTTGTTTTAACTTTGCTTCTGAAGATGTTATCTCCTTAGAAACACTTTGGTCCAATCTGTTCTTTCCGGCGATAACGATGTTATTGTTTTGATTTTGAGCTTCGTTTAAAGGTATTTTTTCAAGGACGCTTACGATGGGAAGATCCACTTGGGATTTGATTATATTTGATACCGAAGCTGCTTTGTTTTGTTGTTTTATGTTTTTTACAAAGTTTTTATCGATGTTTGTGGTTGAGCTTAGTTCAGTGGTGGCAATCTTAGGGGGTACTTTTATGAGTTGTACATCTATGATCTCCTTTTGTTTTAGTTTTATGGAAAAATCTATATCAGGAATATACAATAGTATTGTGAAATGAAGTAGCAAAGATACGATTATGTATACCGAAGTCCTACCGAGTTGCTTCATTCATTTGCCTCTGCAGCTATTGCAAGCCTATTAAAGCCCACCTTTTTACTCTCATCCATGATGTAGACAACATCTCCATGAAGAGCATCTTTGTCTGCCTGAATCATGACGCTAGCATTGGGGTTTTGAGTGAAGAGTTCTTTTAGTTTTACAGGTACGAGACCTGGATCAACCCTCTGATTATTAATGGAAAATTCTCTATTTTTGGTGATCGTAATCGAGACCACTTTGCTATCTGTTATGGCTTCACCTTTTGCTTTGGGTAGATTTATTTCGAGGTTATTTATGTTATATGTGGTAAAGGTTGCAGATACCATGAGAAAGAGCACGATTAAAAAAATGATATCAGTAACAGATGTTGTGGGGATCTCTATACCACTTCTGTTTTTTTCCTTTTTGAATCTCATTTTTTACCTTCCTTGAATATGAGGTTCATAATTTGAGAGGTGGCTTTTTCCATTTCGAGGGTGATTTTTTCTGCCCTGTGTCGAATAATGTGGTAAAAAATGACTGTAGGTACAGCAACAACAAGACCAGCTGCCGTAGTAAGCAGTGCCACTGCTATCCCGCCAGAAAGGGCTTGAATATTTGCATTTCCTTGGTTTGCCATTACCATAAAAGTCTGGATCATACCCAAAACTGTCCCAAGAAAACCTAAAAGTGGAGCAAGACTTGCAATTGTTTGGAGTGTAGGGAGAAATCTTTCAAGCTTTTGAACTTCAAAACTCCCTGTCTCTTCTACAAATTCGGTTAACCTTGATACAGGTAGATCTATATTGTTTAAAATATCTTTTGCGATTCGTGAAATGGATGAATCATTTGCCTCACACAACTGGATTGCGCCTTCGAAATCTTTTTTGGCTAAAAAGAGTGATAGTTTATCTAAAAAAACCTTTGGAACAAAGTTGGAAGTTCTTAGTATAAAGATCCTCTCTAAAAAAACTGCAAGGGAGATTACGGAAAGTAATATGATGGGATACATCATCACCCCACCTTTCTGGATTATTTCAAACATCATTTTCCT harbors:
- a CDS encoding biopolymer transporter ExbD, which translates into the protein MRFKKEKNRSGIEIPTTSVTDIIFLIVLFLMVSATFTTYNINNLEINLPKAKGEAITDSKVVSITITKNREFSINNQRVDPGLVPVKLKELFTQNPNASVMIQADKDALHGDVVYIMDESKKVGFNRLAIAAEANE
- a CDS encoding sigma-54 dependent transcriptional regulator codes for the protein MKKRVLIVDDDKSLCYSLKRVLSSEYEIFVANNSLEAEDLLNNNRIDLVLIDYRLGDEDGLDVLERFKRAFPGVPYVVMTAFGTNNTLIEAIKRGAEDFVFKPIEIDDLKQLISKHVSRDTFKCEGNFARIPDDLPEEHFVGCSTPIKNVLKMVANVAITDSPVLITGESGTGKELIANLIQSNSNRSKKPYVVLNCAAIPFELLESELFGYEKGAFSGAFKSKPGKFELADGGTIFLDEIGELPFKLQSKLLRFIQNGVVEKLGATSFKKVDVRIIAATNRDLKQLVDEGKFRLDLFYRLNVFNIHIPPLRERKEDISLLTYFYVKRYARELSKDIRCIANDVLKAFEEYRWPGNVRELQNVIRKAVVLSKNHCITEADLYFLKDISKVEEYSSEELVKWIFNQFPQNTLSAFTEYIEKLLIEEGLKIHKGNRTKVAEHLGISRVTLNDKINRYKIG
- a CDS encoding SAM-dependent methyltransferase produces the protein MSDQLKNIIIERIQQSGKITFAEFMDYALYYPKLGYYQKENPFGVTGSFYTSVNASEKFGFCLAKSFCNMIEQFNLSCHICEMGAGSGMLANDILNYYQEINPTFYREIKYTIIEKSDYLISTQKQTLQKHINKVSWETFDNFNNFNGIFFSNELVDAFPVHRIIRINDQTKEIFVIFDGDRFQFYPDTFSTPKLDEYMKKLNIKLIDKQIADINLQSTEWISSLASKLKKGFIITIDYGWTSDKLYAPFRMDGTVTCYFKHTQNNDFFDRIGEQDITAFVDFSALTKYGQDSGLTFVNLLPQSLYLVQAGILEFISKAQTDLERVSIKSLIIPEGGFGTNFHVLIQSKNINIPDNFIHKKTPTETYLSLAQQFSNIETL
- a CDS encoding RNA pseudouridine synthase, with product MRLSDFLSKKYNISKRLSKKYIRKGLVYSGAIKISRDIPVEEHQDFKIILENKTYHYNPMDYILYRSPEILFLYKPPFMHTERHTPEDDLCISDIVVYESYDYKLISRLDYETDGILAAVNKKIRIEQTFKRYRAWVNGYLNNEIIFDKKIDASKKRKVSILDEKGDNVLIIKPVDHIKNYTLIEVEINYAHRHQIRAATSYLGFPIVGDKLYGKAENIRLMLQCFYTQVNNYELHLDLVKPDVSITIPLQL
- a CDS encoding MotA/TolQ/ExbB proton channel family protein, coding for MFEIIQKGGVMMYPIILLSVISLAVFLERIFILRTSNFVPKVFLDKLSLFLAKKDFEGAIQLCEANDSSISRIAKDILNNIDLPVSRLTEFVEETGSFEVQKLERFLPTLQTIASLAPLLGFLGTVLGMIQTFMVMANQGNANIQALSGGIAVALLTTAAGLVVAVPTVIFYHIIRHRAEKITLEMEKATSQIMNLIFKEGKK